The DNA sequence GCACCTGCTGCCACTGGCCCGGCGGGTGGTGGCGGTCGCCGCCGCGGTCCGCGAACGCGTCCGGGAACCGGGATACGGTGACCACGATGACCGAGCAGAGTGCGCCGACGACCGGTGCGGGTGACCCGAGCGGTGGGGCGACCGCCCGGGGTGAGCAGACCCGCCAGCTGATCCTGGACACCGCGATGCGCCTGTTCCGCGAGCGGGGGTACGCGCGCACCACCATGCGTGCCGTCGCCCAGGAGGCCGGCGTGGCGGTGGGCAACGCCTACTACTACTTCGGCTCGAAGGAACACCTCATCCAGGAGTTCTACGCGGACACCCAGCGCGAGCACCGCACCGCCGCCGCGCCGGTGCTCGCCCGGGAGCGGGACTTCGCGCCGCGGCTGGCCGGCGTGCTGCACGCCGGCATCGACGTGCTGAGCCCGTACCACTCGTTCGCCGGCACCTTCTTCAAAACGGCGGCGGAGCCGACCTCGCCGCTCAGCCCGTTCTCCGCCGAGTCGTCGGCGCCCCGCGAGACGTCGGTGGCGCTCTTCCGCGAGGTGCTGTCGGGCTCCACCGCGAAACTGGACGAGGAGCTGCGGGCGGCCCTGCCGGAGCTGCTCTGGCTCGGCTACCTGGGCGTGGTGCTCTACTGGGTGCACGACCGCTCGCCCGGCCAGGCCAAGACCCGGCAGCTCATCGACGGCGTGGTCCCGTTGGTCGACCGGCTCGTGGGGCTGTCCCGGCTGCGGGTGCTCCGCCCGGTCACCCGCCAGGCGGTCACACTGATCCACACGCTGCGTCACTGACCCACCGTTTGGCTGCGACAACGATTCCACAGGTCAAGTCCGCAACCGGACAAGGTCAGCGTCTTGCTCGGCCGCATGGCTTCACCTAGCGTTACCAACATCGGGGCCTGGGGGGAGAGGCAGCGGACCGTGGATCCGGCCCGGGAGCCACGGTCCGCGCCCACACCGCCGGTCAGTGCGGGAAGACGCCGAACGAGGTCCAGCCCCGGTCGGGGAACCCGGCCGCCTCGGCCACTTGGGCGGACGCCAGGTTGTCCGGATGGTGCACGTAGGTGGGGATCGCGCCCTCGGCCAGCACCCGCCGGGCCGCCTGCGCGACCAGCCGCCGGGCCAGTCCGCGCCCCCGGGCCGCCGGCACCGTGCCCACCGCCAACTCGTGCCCGAACGCGTCGTGCCGCTTGATCCCCACGCCGGCCAGGTACGCGCCGTCGGCGTCCCGGACCACCAGCACGTCGGGGTCGAAGAGGCCCAGCCAGGGCGGGGCGCCGGGCATCTCCGGCGGGAGCCACTCCCCCACGTCGGGCAGCGGCGCCGGGTCGGTGCACCAGCGGAACACCCCGCGGTTCGTGGTGAGTTCCGGGGTGCCGACCGTCGCCGGCAGCGCGGGCAGCCACTCCTCGATCGACCGCCCCGCCACCAGCGCGCGCACCGCCTCGACCCGGGCCGGCGGCACCGAGAGGACGGTGCTGTCGCCGACCGTGACCCCGATGGCCGGGCGCAGCCGCCCGTCCCACGCCGGGCGGGCGCGGCGCCAGGACCGGACCACGTGCAACCCGGGGCCCGCCGGCCACTGCCCCAACCAGGTCGCCAGGTGCAGGAAGAGCCGCCGGTCGAGCACATGATCACGGTACGCCCACCGGGCCCGCCCGGCCCGCCCCCGGCCGTAAGAACCTGGCAATGGATCACGCGCCCGCCCGTGGCTACGCTGGCCTACCGGCCGGCAGGAGGTGCACCGTGGCGCAGCGGGTGCTGGTGGTCGACGACGACCGGACGGTCGCCGACGTGGTCTGCCGCTACCTGGAGCACGCCGGCTACGAGGTCGAACACGCCGGCGACGGGGCGGCGGCCCTGGACGCCGTGTCCCGCCGCCCGCCGCACCTGGTGGTGCTGGACCTGATGCTCCCCGTGCTCGACGGGTTGGAGGTGTGCCGGCGGCTGCGGGAGCGGCCGGACGGCGTACCCATCGTCATGCTGACCGCGCGCGGCGACGAGGCCGACCGGGTCCTCGGCCTGCAACTGGGCGCGGACGACTACCTGGGCAAGCCGTTCTCCCCGCGCGAGCTGGTGCTGCGGGTCCGCTCGGTGCTGCGCCGGGCCGGCGGCGAGCCGGCCGGCACGCTGCCGGAGCTGCTCACGGACGGCGACCTGGAGGTGGAGACCGGCCCCCGGGTGGCCCGCCTGCACGGCCGGGAGCTGGCCCTCACGCTGCGCGAGTTCGACCTGCTGGCGCACCTGATGCGGCATCCGGCGCGGGCGTTCCGCCGGGCCGAGCTGCTGGAGCGGGTCTGGGGCTGGAACTTCGGCGACCAGTCGACGGTGACCGTGCACGTGCGACGGCTGCGGGAGAAGATCGAGGCCGACCCGGCCCGGCCCCGACGCATCGTCACCGTCTGGGGTGTCGGCTACCGGTACGAGCCGACCGATGCGTGACCTCGCGCTGATCTTCGGTGCGGCGCTGGCCGCGGCGCTCGCGGTCGGGTTGGCCGGCGCGGTGGCGCTGCGGGTGCTGCGCGGCCGGTCGATCACCGTGCACATCTCGGTGCTGCTGGCCACGACCGTCGGCGCGGTGGCCGCCGGGGTGGCGGTGGTCGCCCAGGCCATGTTCCTCTCCCCGCACGACCTCCAGGTGGTGCTGACCACGCTCTCCGCCGCCGCCGTGGTGAGCCTGGCGGTGGGGTGGCTGTTCGGTCGGCGGCTGGCCGCCGCCGCGGTCTGGGCGGACCAGGCCCGGGAACGGGAACGGCGGATCGAGAAGGGTCGCCGCGACCTGGTCGCCTGGGTCTCGCACGACCTGCGGACCCCGCTCGCCGGGTTGCGGGCGATGGCCGAGGCGCTGGAGGACGGGGTGGTCGACGAGCCGGTGACGGTGGCCGAGTACCACCGCCGGATCCGGGTCGAGACCGACCGGATGACCCGGCTGGTGGACGATCTGTTCGAGTTGTCCCGGATCAACGCCGGGGCGCTCCGGTTGTCGCTGTCCACGGTGGCGCTCGGCGACGTGGTCTCCGACGCGTTGGCCGGCGCGGCGCCGCTGGCCGCCGCCCGCCGGATCCGGCTGGTCGCCCCCGAGTCGGGCTGGCCGGCGGTGACGGCCAGCGAGCGGGAGCTGGCGCGGGTGGTGGGCAACCTGCTGCTGAACGCGATCCGCTACACGCCGGCCGACGGCACGGTGACGGTGGACGCGGGGCGGGACGTCGACACCGCCTGGTTGGCGGTCGCGGACACCTGTGGCGGCATTCCGGCGGGCGATCTGCCCCGCGTCTTCGACGTGGCGTTCCGGGGCGAGCCGGCCCGTACGCCGGCGGCGGTGGAGCCGAGCGGATCGGGCGGGCTCGGGCTGGCGATCGTGCGCGGGTTGGTTGAGGCGCACGGCGGGCGGGTAGAGGTCCAGAACGTCAGCGACGGATGCCGATTCGTGGTCCGCCTGCCGGCGGCCGGAATCTGACGCTTCGGCGGAACCGAACGCCTCGCCCCCGCGTCATATTCACTTTCATACATGGACAAGTTTCTCTGGGACGGTAGTGGTCATGCCTCAGAAGCCGAATGACCGATTCCAGCAGGACCCGGCGCGGAGCTGGCGGGCCGCCGACGCGCCCGCCCGCTTCCCGGCGCAGCCGGCCTACCGCGAGGCCCGACACCGGGGGCCCTGCTGGGCCGAGCTGAACGCGCAGCCGGCCGGCACCCCCGCCTGGCGCGGCCTCACGACAGGGTAGGGCGGGCGGCGACACACCGGGCGGCGGTCGTACCGGCCTTCGTACGCCTGTGCGGTAGCGTCTTGTGGTCCGATTTCCGGCCTACGACAGGAGAAGCTCCGCGCATGGGCAAGAAGACGATCCACGTCTCCGACTTCACCGGCCAGGTGCTGGCCCCCGACGACGAGGTGGTCCGGGTCGTCGTGCTGGAGCACCCGGACCTGGTCGCCGGGCCCGTGCAACTGGACGCCACCCCGGTCGACGTGGAGAGCATCGACGACGCCGCGCTGGACGTGGCCGTGGTGGAGATCCACGACCGGCACGGCGGCGGTGAGCCGCGCCGGGTGGTGCTGACCGCCAGCGAGTTCGACGCGATGG is a window from the Micromonospora sp. DSM 45708 genome containing:
- a CDS encoding TetR/AcrR family transcriptional regulator — translated: MTEQSAPTTGAGDPSGGATARGEQTRQLILDTAMRLFRERGYARTTMRAVAQEAGVAVGNAYYYFGSKEHLIQEFYADTQREHRTAAAPVLARERDFAPRLAGVLHAGIDVLSPYHSFAGTFFKTAAEPTSPLSPFSAESSAPRETSVALFREVLSGSTAKLDEELRAALPELLWLGYLGVVLYWVHDRSPGQAKTRQLIDGVVPLVDRLVGLSRLRVLRPVTRQAVTLIHTLRH
- a CDS encoding GNAT family N-acetyltransferase, whose amino-acid sequence is MLDRRLFLHLATWLGQWPAGPGLHVVRSWRRARPAWDGRLRPAIGVTVGDSTVLSVPPARVEAVRALVAGRSIEEWLPALPATVGTPELTTNRGVFRWCTDPAPLPDVGEWLPPEMPGAPPWLGLFDPDVLVVRDADGAYLAGVGIKRHDAFGHELAVGTVPAARGRGLARRLVAQAARRVLAEGAIPTYVHHPDNLASAQVAEAAGFPDRGWTSFGVFPH
- a CDS encoding response regulator transcription factor; amino-acid sequence: MAQRVLVVDDDRTVADVVCRYLEHAGYEVEHAGDGAAALDAVSRRPPHLVVLDLMLPVLDGLEVCRRLRERPDGVPIVMLTARGDEADRVLGLQLGADDYLGKPFSPRELVLRVRSVLRRAGGEPAGTLPELLTDGDLEVETGPRVARLHGRELALTLREFDLLAHLMRHPARAFRRAELLERVWGWNFGDQSTVTVHVRRLREKIEADPARPRRIVTVWGVGYRYEPTDA
- a CDS encoding sensor histidine kinase, which produces MRDLALIFGAALAAALAVGLAGAVALRVLRGRSITVHISVLLATTVGAVAAGVAVVAQAMFLSPHDLQVVLTTLSAAAVVSLAVGWLFGRRLAAAAVWADQARERERRIEKGRRDLVAWVSHDLRTPLAGLRAMAEALEDGVVDEPVTVAEYHRRIRVETDRMTRLVDDLFELSRINAGALRLSLSTVALGDVVSDALAGAAPLAAARRIRLVAPESGWPAVTASERELARVVGNLLLNAIRYTPADGTVTVDAGRDVDTAWLAVADTCGGIPAGDLPRVFDVAFRGEPARTPAAVEPSGSGGLGLAIVRGLVEAHGGRVEVQNVSDGCRFVVRLPAAGI
- a CDS encoding DNA repair protein, whose amino-acid sequence is MPQKPNDRFQQDPARSWRAADAPARFPAQPAYREARHRGPCWAELNAQPAGTPAWRGLTTG